A genomic stretch from Algoriphagus halophilus includes:
- the infC gene encoding translation initiation factor IF-3, with amino-acid sequence MRNNRQPYRGRQEEPYKVNQKIRAREVRVVGEFVEGGNALLPTDKAIKLAQENDLDLVEISPNVDPPVCKILDYAKFKYEQKKKQKEIKANAAKVVLKEIRFGPNTDEHDFNFKVKHAINFLKEGAKVKAYVHFVGRTIVFKERGEMLLLKFVQALEEYGAVEQLPKMEGKRMNIFIAPKAGKK; translated from the coding sequence TTGAGAAACAATAGACAACCGTATAGAGGTAGACAAGAAGAACCTTATAAAGTAAACCAGAAAATCAGAGCTCGTGAAGTAAGAGTTGTTGGTGAATTCGTAGAGGGCGGCAATGCGCTGCTACCCACTGACAAAGCAATTAAACTGGCTCAGGAAAATGACCTGGACCTTGTAGAGATTTCTCCTAATGTTGATCCTCCCGTTTGTAAGATTCTTGATTACGCAAAGTTTAAGTACGAGCAGAAAAAGAAACAAAAGGAAATCAAGGCCAATGCAGCGAAGGTTGTTTTGAAAGAAATTAGATTCGGTCCTAATACGGATGAACATGACTTTAATTTCAAAGTAAAGCATGCGATCAACTTCCTGAAAGAAGGAGCAAAAGTAAAGGCTTACGTGCATTTCGTAGGTCGTACGATTGTTTTCAAGGAAAGAGGAGAGATGCTTTTATTGAAATTTGTTCAAGCTCTGGAAGAATATGGGGCGGTAGAGCAACTTCCTAAGATGGAAGGAAAGCGTATGAACATCTTTATTGCACCGAAGGCAGGAAAGAAATAA
- the rpmI gene encoding 50S ribosomal protein L35 has translation MPKVKTKSSAKKRFALTGTGKIKRKHAFKSHILTKKSTKRKRELTKTGLVHTSDEGRVKDMLRI, from the coding sequence ATGCCAAAAGTAAAAACCAAATCAAGTGCAAAGAAGAGGTTCGCTTTAACGGGAACCGGCAAGATCAAAAGGAAACACGCTTTCAAAAGCCACATCCTTACCAAGAAATCTACTAAAAGAAAGAGAGAATTAACCAAAACTGGTCTAGTTCATACTTCTGACGAAGGTAGAGTAAAAGACATGTTGAGAATCTGA
- the rplT gene encoding 50S ribosomal protein L20 produces the protein MPRSVNAVASRARRKKVLKATRGYFGRGSNVWTVAKNKYEKGLQYAYRDRKAKKREFRALWIQRINAGAREHGVSYSQLMGLLKKAEIELNRKVLADLAMNHPEAFKAVVERVK, from the coding sequence ATGCCTAGATCAGTAAACGCGGTAGCGTCAAGAGCAAGAAGAAAAAAAGTGCTAAAGGCCACTAGAGGTTATTTCGGAAGAGGTAGCAACGTTTGGACTGTAGCCAAAAACAAGTACGAGAAAGGACTTCAGTACGCTTACAGAGACCGTAAAGCGAAGAAAAGAGAATTCAGAGCATTATGGATTCAGCGTATCAACGCCGGTGCTAGAGAGCACGGTGTGTCTTACTCTCAATTAATGGGATTATTGAAGAAAGCAGAAATCGAATTGAACCGTAAGGTTCTAGCTGATTTAGCTATGAATCACCCAGAAGCATTTAAAGCTGTAGTTGAAAGAGTAAAATAA